GGCGTCGGCGATATCCTTCGACGTGCGTTTGCGGTAATTCTGGTAATCGGCCTGCAGATAGATCAGTTTCTCCTGCGCCTCGGCCAGTTCGCCGCGAAGCTTTTCGAGTTCGCCGGCTTCTGCCGGGCATTCCGCATCGGGCGCGCCGGTTTCCGCGGCTGCTTCTTCGGCCGGAATGTCGGCGGGGGCTTCCTCCCAGTCGTTATCCTGCTTCTTGTCGTTGTGATGTTTGTGGGTCATATCTTTAAAAACTCCTGTCATTTGCCTGAATAGGATAATATAAAAGAATTCGGCGGGAAATCAATAGGGTCGATTAACATTTTCTTGAATTTGACGCAAATAACCGCAAAAAAGGCCGGCAGGAATTTCCGGCCGGCTGATTTGACCCGTTTCCGGTCCGGTTACGGGCGCCGGGGCGGGCGGATTGAGCGGTTTCGCTGCTTCGCCTGCCGCGCGTCGGGAATTTGCCCCCTGGTGACAAAAAACGCCGCGGCTGCAGCCGCGGCGGGGACGGAAGTGAGTTTTAGGCAATGCAGCTTTTCTGCATGGAATGCGGATCAATTGTCGACGGCGCCGAAGGCCCAGCCGTCGGAGTAATTCAGCTTTGCGATGCAGTCGTTCCGGCTCCACATGAACGGCGGCTCCGAATACGGCGCATACCGGTTGTGGAGTCGCTGGGAGGAGACATGCCAGTCGAGGTGCAGAATGTTGAGCGCGGAGGCGTGACGGGCGTCCGGAATGCCGTAGTTCTTGTTGCCGGTGGTGTCGGGGCTCCAGCGCCACATGCCCAGGGATTCGTCGATTTCATTGCCGGAGCCGGTCATCGCCCAGACGTCGACGATGAAGATTTTGCGGGAAGGCGACCTCAGACCGGTGATTTTTCCGGTCCGGTTCAGATCGTAGTTCGCTTGCGAGCAGTAGGTCATCTTTTCATTCACGCCGTAATGCGGATTCCACTCCCACCAGCCGGTGTTGTCGCGGTAATCCCCGGCCATGGAGGGGCAGCGCAGCAGGGACGTCGTGATGTAGCCGCCCTGGATCTTGTCGTATTTTCCGGGATTGTTCGTCAACCCGAGCAGGGCGTCCGTCCAGAGGGGAGTGCTGTAGCTCGGAGCGCCGAACTGCGGAATCAGCTGGTCGTTGTTATCGTTGGCGTATTGCGCGTAGCCGAGTCCGATCTGTTTCAGGTTATTCGTGCAACTTGCCGTTTTCCCGCGTTCCCGGGCCTGCTGCAAAGCCGGCAGCAGCATGGAGGCGAGGATGGCGATGATCGCGATGACCACCAGAAGTTCGATCAGGGTGAATTGTTTTTTCCGCATGATTCCAGTCTCCTTCGTTGTCACATAATGTATCATATGTTAAGCTCAATGAGCTTGCAATAAGAAATATTGATCCTTCCGCGCTTTTTCCTGTTTTCCTGCATCCTCCTGCCGTTGCGTTGTTGAATCTCGTTTTATCTTAAAAATGATTGTCTCTTTCATCACATATGATACAATATACGTCCCGTTTTTTTTGCTCCGATCAGCATGGCGATGCTTTCGCCGCATTCAGCTCCTGCCGTTCTTCGCCGATGCGTATCTCCTGCGGGACAAGCGGTTCGAGCTTTACGGGGATCGGGCGCTGCTTCGGCTCGGTCAGGGAGAGGCCGTTGTGCAGGAGCGCCGCGATCATCGGAGCCACCGTGTCGAAGCCGATTTCGCCGGAGTAGCCGTGGAACGGCCATTGTTTGTCGATCCAGCCCGAATCGCAGTAAATCCTGCAGCGGGCCAGCTCCGGGCGGCTGAGAATGATCGGAATGAAGTCGTTCGGCTTCCGGTTGAAAATAATGCCGTCCGGGCAGCAGTGCAGGTCGACCATCCGTTCGAGGTCCCGCTGCGATGCCGTGTCGGCCTGCAGGACGCAGCCGGGCGGAAATTCGCAGCCGGCCTCCCGGCAGGCCTTCTCCACGCCGCGGATTGCCGCAGCCTGCTCCATTTCCGGCAGGACCAGCACCAGTCTCCGGCAGCCGTCGGCGATCATGCGGCGGGCGATTTCGCAGTTTTCGTTTTCAAAGTCGCGGAAGAAGCAGTCGAAGCCGGGCTTCCGGTCCCCGAGCAGCACCACCGGAATGGTCCGGGCGATCCGGGCCATCGAGGGCAGCAGCGGATCGGTCGGAATCCACCAGCAGATGCCGGAGAGCATCGAAAGCTCCGGCCAGCCGCGTTCGTCATCCATCGTTTCGCCCATCGTGATGAGCTTCAGGAGGTTCCGGTGATCGTGCTCGAGCAGCGCCATCCCCACGCTGTTGATGACGTGAAGCGTCTCGCGCGAGAATTGCGACCAGCGACCGTCGCCGAGGACGATCCCCCAGAGTTTGCTGTCGTGCGTGAAGCGGTCCGGATTGCTGAACGCCCCGACGCCGGGACGGATGGTCAGGTACCCTTCCCGGACAAGCTCCTGCAGCGCTTTGACCACCGTCGGCTGGCTCACGCCGAATTTGCGGGCAATCTCGCGGTTGGAGGGCAGCTTCACCACCGAATTGCCCGTCCCTGCAAGCAGGTCGAATACATAATGGCGAATCCGCATGTAAAGTGCCGAGGATTGATGGACCATTTCGTCTCCCTTATCTCCGCTTATCGCGATGCACTCCGGCTTTCGGAGGCTATCACTGGTTATCACCTGATGATATTATGATTCAAAACAGGCGGAATGTCAAGAGCCGGCGAAAGAAAAAGCGATATTTTTTCAGGAGGCCGCGGCGGAACGGAGTTGACAGACGCAACCGGTTGTCCGTTATGTCCGTCAACTCCGAAATGGCCGCTTCAGGCGTTCGTGTCCGGTTCCGAATAATACCGGAACAGACGCTTGACGGTGTCGAAAGCGAGTTTGGGCCGCCGGTATTCGTCCAGCAGCCCGGCGCAGTTGAAGCCGCGCGGCTTGCAGCGGATCTGTCCGGAGTTGACGAAGCTTTTGCAGTCGATCATCTGCCAGAGCGTGACGCCGCAGTAGCGCGGATTGGCGAGGACCGCGTCGACGGCGGCTTCGAAATAGTCCGACTGGTACTCCTCGCTCCACTGGGCGCGTTCCCGGCTGCGGATTCCGTAGATGCCGCAGGCGCCGATTTCGCTGATCAGCAGCGGTTTGTCGGCGGCCGGTCCGGCGCTGAAGTGTTCGGCCCAGCGGCGGATCGCCGGTTCGACGGCTTCGAGGTTGTTCCGCGTCCAGTCGTCGCAGTCGCTGATCCAGCCCGGGTACGGATTGATCGAGATAAGGTCGGCCAGGTCGAAGCAGAGGTCGCGTTCGAACCGGTTCGAGGCGTAGGTGATGAGCCGGGAGTCGTCTTCGGCGCGGATCGCCTGGATGATTCTGCGGTACATCTCTTTTCCGGCCTGCGTATCCGAACAGCTCTCGTTGAGAAAGCCGTAAATGATGACCGATGGATTGTTCAGGCTCGATTTCGCCATGATTGCCGAGGCGCGGCAGAAGAGTTCGACGGTCTCCGGATTTTCCGCATCGGTTTCCGGCTGCCCCCAGCCGAAGCTCTCCTCCCAGACCAGGAACCCCATCTGGTCGCAGAGTTCGAGGAACTCCGGATTCTGCTGGTAGTGCGCGCCGCGGATGAAGTTGGCTTTGAGCTCTCTGGCGTATTTGAGATCGTCGACCATGAGCTGGGTCGGCTGCACCGGCCCGAATTCGGGGTGGGATTCGTGGCGGTTGACGCCGAGGAGCCGGAGCGGTTCGCCGTTCAGCAGAATAGTCCGCCCCTTCGCCTCGACAGTGCGGATTCCGAACCGCTCGACGATGAAGTCGTCCTTGATCCGGACCGCGATGAGGTGCAGATCCGGATGCTCCGGGCTCCAGAGCCGGAAGCCCGGGACTTCGATTTCAAACGCGATCTGGTTGTCCACCACGCGCGCTTCGGCCGGAGTCATCTCCTCGCCGTCGAAGCCGTAACTGAATTTCAGCACCTTCGGAGACAAGCCGCGCAGCGTCAGCTCGACGCGGATAAGGCCGGTTTCGAACTCCCTGGTCACCACGCGGAGCCGGTCGATCGCGAGTTTCGGCAGCTGCTGCATGACCACGCTGCGGTAGATGCCGCCGAAGCCGTAGAAATCGGCATACGGCTTGAAGAGCGGCACATTCTCCTCATCGAACCGGTTGTCGACCGCGACCACAACCTCATGGACGCCTTCTTCGACCGGAAACTCGAATTCGGTGACGGCATACGGAATTTGGCTGCGGCCGATCTCGCGCCCGTCGAACCAGAACCGCGCATAGAGTCCGACTCCGCCGAAGGTCAGCCGGCTCTGCCCGGCCGGAAAATGGAACGTCCGGCGGTAGAGCCCGACTCCGCGGCGGCCGATCCGTTCGCCCGCGGTGTCGAAGCAGCCGGGGACGGCGGCGATTTCGTCGTACACCTCCATGGAGGGAACGACCGTGTTCACATCGACCTCGTCCCCGAGCCAGGCGAACTCCCAGGCTCCGTCGAGGCAGAGGGTGTGGCGTTCCGGATAAGACGGATAACTTCTCATGGCATCTTCTCCCACTTTATGAACGGCGTTGCCGTGTCTGCCGGATGTGTGCTTTTGAAAGATAGTGTTGTCCCTGCGGAAAGTCAAGGTCTCCCGGTGATTTTCCGCTCTCCTTTCGCGGCTGATTTTCACCGCCGGAAAGAAGAAGGTCGAAAAAAGCAGAAGAAAAAACGTTTTATCACTTGACATTCGGAGAAAAATCGGACATAATTAATATCGTTTTGATAAAACGTTTTCATCGATTGGGAGATTTCAGATATGGTCAAATGCGGAATCAGGAGTGTGGCGCAGCTGGCCGGCGTTTCGATCGGGACGGTTTCGAAGATCCTGAATCCCGGTTCGGCCGCGAACATCCGGGTTTCGGAGGAGACCCGCGACAAGGTGCTGGCCGCCGCCGAGAAGCTCGATTACCGGCCGAGCTACGGCGCCAAGCTTTTGCGCGGCGAAAGTACGCGGACCATCGGATTCGCGACTTCGCTGCCGAAGGATCACAACATCGCCTATTTGTCGAGCTACACGTTCCGGCTGCTGAACGGGATCGGGCAGGCGGCGTCGCTGAACGGCTACCAGGTGCTTCTGCTGAACGGCGTCGATTACAGCTACTTCCTGAACATCAAGCGGGTGGATGCGCTGATCATGGTCAGCTTCCCGCTCTGCTCGAACCCGGAACGGGAGCGCATGCGCGGCATGTTCGAGGAGTTCGCCCGGCGGAATTACCCGTATGTCGTCATCAACGGGGAGCCCGCCGCGCCCGGCGAGCCGGTGATTCCGTCGATCGGGGTCGACAACGAATCCGGCATGCGGCAGATTGCCGAACTGATTCGCCGCAAAGGGTACGAATCGGTCGGGTTCGCCGGGGAGTTGACGCCGAATCCGCAGAGCCACCATCTTGAGCGCGTGCGCGCGCTGGAGCGGTTTCTGGCCGGCAGCGGCTGCCGCTTCTCTCCGGAACTGGTGCTGAACGGCAGCGGCAGCGGCATTCCCGAGGTCCCCCGGGTCGGCCGCTACAGCCATGAGGACGGCCGGGTCATCCTGCAGTATCTGCATGAGCGAAAACAGATTCCGCGCTGCATGGTTTGCGGCAACGACGATATCGCCATGGGACTGCTCAAGGCCGCGCGCGAATATGGAATCCGGATCCCCGAAGAGCTCGCCGTGATCGGCTTTGACGACGATGTGAATGCGGACTATCTGTGCGTGCCGCTGACTTCCGTGCACCAGCCGCTTGAAGAGTTCGGTCGTCTGGCAGTCGACTACGTTCTCGAAAAGATGAACGATCCCGGCCGGCAGATTCAGCTTACCATCGAACCGAAATTGATCGAGAGAAGTACGACATAGCGTTATTTCCCTTCCAGACGAGAGCTTCAATCGTAAAAAAAAGGAACCGCCAGATGAAACGAAAATCGTTCACTCTCATTGAGCTGCTGGTTGTGATCGCGATCATTGCGATTCTTGCCGCCATGCTGCTGCCGGCGTTGAACCAGGCGCGGGACCGGGCGCAGGGCGCGAAGTGTTTCGGGAACTTCAAGTCGATCGGGCAGGCCGCCGCCATGTATCAGGGGGACAGCGACGACTACTTCCCGAACGGCGGCGTCACCGACTACAATGCGGCTCCGACTACCGAAGGGCGCTGGTTCCAGAAGCTCGAAGCGTACACGAAAAATTACGCGGTGTTCAACTGCCCGGCCATGATCAGGCAGCAGCCGAACTGCGAGGTCGCGAACGCCGCCGGACAGGCGGTCGGGGGCTGGAACCCTGCATGGGGAGCGATTCCGCGCGGCCGGGCAGGGGCCGGAGCCGCCTGCGGTTCCGCGCTCAACACCAGCCAGTTCGGTGCCGCAAGCTCTTCGACCGGGCTGCCGAACTACACGGTCAAGCTCCGGAATCTTCAGGACCAGATCAATTCGATGTGGAAAAATCCGCGCCCGACGGTCGGCAAAATCGTCTTTGTGACCGATGGAACGTTCAATGTCTATTCGACGAATTACGATGCGTCCGGTTCGATCCTGCAGCTGAACCGCTTCGTCCATAACGACCGGAGGAACGTCCTCTATGTCGACGGCCGGGTCGAATCCAAGGGGCTCAACGACCTTCGCGTCTGCGAGGGAGACAACGCCGCCGGTCCGTACTGGCGGGTCATATTCAGCAACTGAAGACAACGGGGATAAAAAAAGAAAGGAACCCGGTTTATGAAATACGGACTCTGGCTGTTGGCCGCCTGTTTGCTCTGCACGGCGGCGTCCGCGTCGGTGAAGCTGGCCCCCGAGGGGATCGAGATCGACGGCGGCGCAATGGGGAAGCTGACCTTCCTGTACCCGAAGTTTACGCCGCCGGACGGCAAAAGCGTATCGCCCGAGGTGAAGCTCTCCGGTGACGGCCGGGCCGAGATCACCTATCTGGCGGAGGGAACCCCCGTGCTCGTCCTGGCCCGGGAGGGGGACGCGGTGACCGGAACCATGGCCACGAAGTCGGCCGGGAAATTCCGCTGGGAGATGCGCATCCCGATCACCTTCGCCGGAACCGGCTTTTTCGCATTCGGGGAAAACGGCGGGAAAAAGCCGTTTCCGAAGACGCTGCCGGAGAAACCGCATCTGGCGCAGCTGAACTCCAATGCGTTCAGCCTGTTCGACGGCAACAGCGACTGCAGCATTTCAATCCGCATCGATCCCGGCGCGTACTGGCAGCTTCAGGACAACCGCGCCTGGAAGTGGAAGATCTTCGAGCTCAGTCTGCTGCAGGATGTCTATGCGGACCGC
The nucleotide sequence above comes from Victivallis lenta. Encoded proteins:
- a CDS encoding type II secretion system protein, encoding MRKKQFTLIELLVVIAIIAILASMLLPALQQARERGKTASCTNNLKQIGLGYAQYANDNNDQLIPQFGAPSYSTPLWTDALLGLTNNPGKYDKIQGGYITTSLLRCPSMAGDYRDNTGWWEWNPHYGVNEKMTYCSQANYDLNRTGKITGLRSPSRKIFIVDVWAMTGSGNEIDESLGMWRWSPDTTGNKNYGIPDARHASALNILHLDWHVSSQRLHNRYAPYSEPPFMWSRNDCIAKLNYSDGWAFGAVDN
- a CDS encoding prepilin-type N-terminal cleavage/methylation domain-containing protein, with the translated sequence MKRKSFTLIELLVVIAIIAILAAMLLPALNQARDRAQGAKCFGNFKSIGQAAAMYQGDSDDYFPNGGVTDYNAAPTTEGRWFQKLEAYTKNYAVFNCPAMIRQQPNCEVANAAGQAVGGWNPAWGAIPRGRAGAGAACGSALNTSQFGAASSSTGLPNYTVKLRNLQDQINSMWKNPRPTVGKIVFVTDGTFNVYSTNYDASGSILQLNRFVHNDRRNVLYVDGRVESKGLNDLRVCEGDNAAGPYWRVIFSN
- a CDS encoding glycoside hydrolase family 2 protein; its protein translation is MRSYPSYPERHTLCLDGAWEFAWLGDEVDVNTVVPSMEVYDEIAAVPGCFDTAGERIGRRGVGLYRRTFHFPAGQSRLTFGGVGLYARFWFDGREIGRSQIPYAVTEFEFPVEEGVHEVVVAVDNRFDEENVPLFKPYADFYGFGGIYRSVVMQQLPKLAIDRLRVVTREFETGLIRVELTLRGLSPKVLKFSYGFDGEEMTPAEARVVDNQIAFEIEVPGFRLWSPEHPDLHLIAVRIKDDFIVERFGIRTVEAKGRTILLNGEPLRLLGVNRHESHPEFGPVQPTQLMVDDLKYARELKANFIRGAHYQQNPEFLELCDQMGFLVWEESFGWGQPETDAENPETVELFCRASAIMAKSSLNNPSVIIYGFLNESCSDTQAGKEMYRRIIQAIRAEDDSRLITYASNRFERDLCFDLADLISINPYPGWISDCDDWTRNNLEAVEPAIRRWAEHFSAGPAADKPLLISEIGACGIYGIRSRERAQWSEEYQSDYFEAAVDAVLANPRYCGVTLWQMIDCKSFVNSGQIRCKPRGFNCAGLLDEYRRPKLAFDTVKRLFRYYSEPDTNA
- a CDS encoding LacI family DNA-binding transcriptional regulator produces the protein MVKCGIRSVAQLAGVSIGTVSKILNPGSAANIRVSEETRDKVLAAAEKLDYRPSYGAKLLRGESTRTIGFATSLPKDHNIAYLSSYTFRLLNGIGQAASLNGYQVLLLNGVDYSYFLNIKRVDALIMVSFPLCSNPERERMRGMFEEFARRNYPYVVINGEPAAPGEPVIPSIGVDNESGMRQIAELIRRKGYESVGFAGELTPNPQSHHLERVRALERFLAGSGCRFSPELVLNGSGSGIPEVPRVGRYSHEDGRVILQYLHERKQIPRCMVCGNDDIAMGLLKAAREYGIRIPEELAVIGFDDDVNADYLCVPLTSVHQPLEEFGRLAVDYVLEKMNDPGRQIQLTIEPKLIERSTT
- a CDS encoding GntR family transcriptional regulator, giving the protein MVHQSSALYMRIRHYVFDLLAGTGNSVVKLPSNREIARKFGVSQPTVVKALQELVREGYLTIRPGVGAFSNPDRFTHDSKLWGIVLGDGRWSQFSRETLHVINSVGMALLEHDHRNLLKLITMGETMDDERGWPELSMLSGICWWIPTDPLLPSMARIARTIPVVLLGDRKPGFDCFFRDFENENCEIARRMIADGCRRLVLVLPEMEQAAAIRGVEKACREAGCEFPPGCVLQADTASQRDLERMVDLHCCPDGIIFNRKPNDFIPIILSRPELARCRIYCDSGWIDKQWPFHGYSGEIGFDTVAPMIAALLHNGLSLTEPKQRPIPVKLEPLVPQEIRIGEERQELNAAKASPC